A genomic segment from Taeniopygia guttata chromosome 32, bTaeGut7.mat, whole genome shotgun sequence encodes:
- the ACHE gene encoding acetylcholinesterase isoform X2: MGGRPSPPPPAPLPLFLPLLLLLLVAPCPATPEDLLVTTSAGAVRGFHVPAGPSARVAAFLGIPYAEPPLGPLRFAPPRPARPWGGVLDALSHPHACFQPVDTMFPGFGGSEMWNPNREMSEDCLYLNIWAPTPRPKTPAPVLVWIYGGGFYSGAASLDVYDGRFLAAAEEVLVVSMNYRVGALGFLALPGHPEAPGNVGLMDQRLALRWVQANIAAFGGDPGAVTLFGESAGAASVGLHLLSGGSRALFRRAVLQSGSPNGPWATVGAAEGRRRAARLGRLLGCGGAGAGGAVTNETELLVCLRAAAPPQLVEHEAAVLPQQGVFRFAFVPVVDGEFLTDTPEALLGAPGGAEAEVLLGAVQDEGTYFLVYGVPGFGKDNESLISREEFLGGVRLGVPQANELAAEAVVLQYTDWLDQDNPVKNREALDDIVGDHNVVCPLMHFAQRWAERGGTVFAYLFDHRASNLLWPPWMGVPHGYEIEFVFGQPLNPGLNYTAEEEALSRRIMRYWGNFARTGDPNEASERERRWPSYTAARQSYARLNARPLAVAQGLRAQACAFWNRFLPKLLNVTGPMEEAERQWRLEFHRWSSYMMRWKSQFELYSRQERCQPL, encoded by the exons ATGGGGGGTCGCCCATCCCcaccgccccccgcccccctcccgctcttcctccccctcctcctcctcctcctcgtcgccccctgcccggccacCCCCGAGGATCTGCTGGTGACCACCTCAGCCGGCGCCGTCCGCGGTTTCCACGTCCCCGCCGGTCCCTCTGCGCGCGTGGCGGCGTTTTTGGGGATCCCCTACGCCGAACCCCCGTTGGGACCCCTTCGCTtcgcccctccccgccccgcccggccgtggggaggggtcctggacGCCCTCTCCCACCCCCACGCCTGTTTCCAGCCGGTGGACACCATGTTCCCGGGTTTTGGCGGCTCCGAGATGTGGAACCCCAACCGCGAGATGAGCGAGGATTGTTTGTACCTCAACATCTGGGCGCCGACGCCGCGCCCCAAAACGCCGGCGCCGGTGCTGGTGTGGATTTACGGCGGCGGTTTCTACAGCGGCGCCGCCTCGTTGGACGTCTACGACGGGCGGTTCCTGGCGGCGGCCGAGGAGGTTTTGGTGGTCTCCATGAACTACCGGGTGGGcgctttgggttttttggcgTTGCCGGGTCACCCCGAAGCTCCCGGTAACGTCGGGTTGATGGACCAGCGGTTGGCGTTGCGTTGGGTTCAGGCCAACATCGCGGCGTTCGGCGGCGACCCCGGCGCGGTGACGCTGTTCGGGGAGAGCGCCGGCGCGGCCTCGGTGGGGCTGCACCTGCTGTCGGGGGGCAGCCGGGCGCTGTTCCGCCGCGCCGTGCTGCAGAGCGGGTCACCCAACGGGCCCTGGGCCACCGTGGGGGCGGCCGAGGGCCGGCGGCGAGCGGCGCGGTTGGGTCGGCTGTTGGGCTGCGGCGGCGCCGGCGCCGGCGGGGCGGTGACCAACGAGACGGAGCTGCTGGTTTGCCTTcgcgccgccgcgccgccgcagCTGGTGGAGCACGAGGCGGCCGTGCTGCCGCAACAGGGCGTCTTCCGCTTCGCCTTCGTGCCCGTGGTGGACGGAGAGTTCCTGACCGACACCCCCGAGGCGCTGCTGGGCGCGCCGGGCGGCGCCGAGGCCGAGGTGCTGCTGGGCGCCGTGCAGGACGAGGGCACCTATTTCTTGGTGTACGGCGTGCCGGGTTTCGGCAAAGACAACGAGAGCCTGATCAGCCGCGAGGAGTTCCTGGGCGGCGTCCGGCTGGGCGTGCCGCAGGCCAACGAGTTGGCGGCCGAGGCCGTGGTGCTGCAGTACACCGACTGGCTGGACCAGGACAACCCGGTGAAGAACCGCGAGGCGCTGGACGACATCGTGGGCGACCACAACGTGGTGTGCCCGCTGATGCACTTCGCCCAGCGCTGGGCCGAGCGCGGCGGCACCGTCTTCGCCTATCTGTTCGACCACCGCGCCTCCAACCTGCTGTGGCCGCCGTGGATGGGCGTGCCGCACGGCTACGAGATCGAGTTCGTCTTCGGGCAGCCGCTCAACCCCGGCCTCAACTACACGGCCGAGGAGGAGGCGCTGAGCCGGCGCATCATGAGATACTGGGGCAACTTCGCCCGCACCGG GGACCCCAACGAGGCGTcggagcgggagcggcgctGGCCGTCGTACACGGCGGCGCGGCAGAGTTACGCCCGGCTGAACGCGCGGCCGCTCGCCGTGGCCCAGGGCCTGCGCGCACAGGCCTGCGCCTTCTGGAACCGCTTCCTGCCCAAACTGCTCAACGTCACCG
- the ACHE gene encoding acetylcholinesterase isoform X1: MGGRPSPPPPAPLPLFLPLLLLLLVAPCPATPEDLLVTTSAGAVRGFHVPAGPSARVAAFLGIPYAEPPLGPLRFAPPRPARPWGGVLDALSHPHACFQPVDTMFPGFGGSEMWNPNREMSEDCLYLNIWAPTPRPKTPAPVLVWIYGGGFYSGAASLDVYDGRFLAAAEEVLVVSMNYRVGALGFLALPGHPEAPGNVGLMDQRLALRWVQANIAAFGGDPGAVTLFGESAGAASVGLHLLSGGSRALFRRAVLQSGSPNGPWATVGAAEGRRRAARLGRLLGCGGAGAGGAVTNETELLVCLRAAAPPQLVEHEAAVLPQQGVFRFAFVPVVDGEFLTDTPEALLGAPGGAEAEVLLGAVQDEGTYFLVYGVPGFGKDNESLISREEFLGGVRLGVPQANELAAEAVVLQYTDWLDQDNPVKNREALDDIVGDHNVVCPLMHFAQRWAERGGTVFAYLFDHRASNLLWPPWMGVPHGYEIEFVFGQPLNPGLNYTAEEEALSRRIMRYWGNFARTGDPNEASERERRWPSYTAARQSYARLNARPLAVAQGLRAQACAFWNRFLPKLLNVTGPMEEAERQHREFWVDLGPMEEAERQWRLEFHRWSSYMMRWKSQFELYSRQERCQPL, translated from the exons ATGGGGGGTCGCCCATCCCcaccgccccccgcccccctcccgctcttcctccccctcctcctcctcctcctcgtcgccccctgcccggccacCCCCGAGGATCTGCTGGTGACCACCTCAGCCGGCGCCGTCCGCGGTTTCCACGTCCCCGCCGGTCCCTCTGCGCGCGTGGCGGCGTTTTTGGGGATCCCCTACGCCGAACCCCCGTTGGGACCCCTTCGCTtcgcccctccccgccccgcccggccgtggggaggggtcctggacGCCCTCTCCCACCCCCACGCCTGTTTCCAGCCGGTGGACACCATGTTCCCGGGTTTTGGCGGCTCCGAGATGTGGAACCCCAACCGCGAGATGAGCGAGGATTGTTTGTACCTCAACATCTGGGCGCCGACGCCGCGCCCCAAAACGCCGGCGCCGGTGCTGGTGTGGATTTACGGCGGCGGTTTCTACAGCGGCGCCGCCTCGTTGGACGTCTACGACGGGCGGTTCCTGGCGGCGGCCGAGGAGGTTTTGGTGGTCTCCATGAACTACCGGGTGGGcgctttgggttttttggcgTTGCCGGGTCACCCCGAAGCTCCCGGTAACGTCGGGTTGATGGACCAGCGGTTGGCGTTGCGTTGGGTTCAGGCCAACATCGCGGCGTTCGGCGGCGACCCCGGCGCGGTGACGCTGTTCGGGGAGAGCGCCGGCGCGGCCTCGGTGGGGCTGCACCTGCTGTCGGGGGGCAGCCGGGCGCTGTTCCGCCGCGCCGTGCTGCAGAGCGGGTCACCCAACGGGCCCTGGGCCACCGTGGGGGCGGCCGAGGGCCGGCGGCGAGCGGCGCGGTTGGGTCGGCTGTTGGGCTGCGGCGGCGCCGGCGCCGGCGGGGCGGTGACCAACGAGACGGAGCTGCTGGTTTGCCTTcgcgccgccgcgccgccgcagCTGGTGGAGCACGAGGCGGCCGTGCTGCCGCAACAGGGCGTCTTCCGCTTCGCCTTCGTGCCCGTGGTGGACGGAGAGTTCCTGACCGACACCCCCGAGGCGCTGCTGGGCGCGCCGGGCGGCGCCGAGGCCGAGGTGCTGCTGGGCGCCGTGCAGGACGAGGGCACCTATTTCTTGGTGTACGGCGTGCCGGGTTTCGGCAAAGACAACGAGAGCCTGATCAGCCGCGAGGAGTTCCTGGGCGGCGTCCGGCTGGGCGTGCCGCAGGCCAACGAGTTGGCGGCCGAGGCCGTGGTGCTGCAGTACACCGACTGGCTGGACCAGGACAACCCGGTGAAGAACCGCGAGGCGCTGGACGACATCGTGGGCGACCACAACGTGGTGTGCCCGCTGATGCACTTCGCCCAGCGCTGGGCCGAGCGCGGCGGCACCGTCTTCGCCTATCTGTTCGACCACCGCGCCTCCAACCTGCTGTGGCCGCCGTGGATGGGCGTGCCGCACGGCTACGAGATCGAGTTCGTCTTCGGGCAGCCGCTCAACCCCGGCCTCAACTACACGGCCGAGGAGGAGGCGCTGAGCCGGCGCATCATGAGATACTGGGGCAACTTCGCCCGCACCGG GGACCCCAACGAGGCGTcggagcgggagcggcgctGGCCGTCGTACACGGCGGCGCGGCAGAGTTACGCCCGGCTGAACGCGCGGCCGCTCGCCGTGGCCCAGGGCCTGCGCGCACAGGCCTGCGCCTTCTGGAACCGCTTCCTGCCCAAACTGCTCAACGTCACCG